A region from the Lysobacter sp. BMK333-48F3 genome encodes:
- a CDS encoding TetR/AcrR family transcriptional regulator encodes MSTPGKPTAKAEARAQAQRERILVAAQQCFVVHGFHAASMANIAETAGMSAGLIYRYFKGKNDIILAIIERQLEEARSDIAKLHATSDLVAGIAEVFQQWQANDPNITSAALFLELTAEATRDAEIAAATHASDRVFRADLAAWFARSHEDGGLGVPQDQVATRVLILQSLIEGLAMRAISQPDLTVDQVKAALEQFLPSLLSA; translated from the coding sequence ATGAGCACTCCGGGCAAGCCCACCGCGAAGGCAGAAGCGCGCGCGCAAGCCCAGCGCGAGCGCATCCTGGTCGCTGCGCAGCAGTGTTTCGTCGTGCACGGCTTCCACGCCGCCAGCATGGCCAACATCGCCGAGACGGCCGGCATGAGCGCCGGCCTGATCTACCGCTACTTCAAGGGCAAGAACGACATCATCCTGGCGATCATCGAGCGCCAGCTGGAGGAAGCGCGTTCGGACATCGCCAAGCTGCACGCGACCAGCGACCTGGTCGCGGGCATCGCCGAGGTGTTCCAGCAGTGGCAGGCCAACGACCCGAACATCACCAGCGCGGCGCTGTTCCTGGAACTCACCGCCGAGGCCACCCGCGACGCCGAGATCGCCGCGGCGACCCATGCCTCGGACCGGGTGTTCCGCGCCGATCTGGCGGCCTGGTTCGCGCGCAGCCATGAGGACGGCGGCCTGGGCGTGCCGCAGGATCAGGTCGCGACCCGGGTGCTGATCCTGCAAAGCCTGATCGAAGGCCTGGCGATGCGCGCGATCTCGCAGCCGGACCTGACCGTGGACCAGGTCAAGGCGGCGCTGGAGCAGTTCCTGCCTAGCCTGCTGTCGGCCTAG
- a CDS encoding PLP-dependent aminotransferase family protein has protein sequence MSQDLLYERLAERMRRQIQRGVLRAGERLPSLRRLGRDQRISLATAVEAYQQLEREGLIEARPRSGYYVRAASAPVPRAGRMRHLARAPMPVRNPALLGVLDVQARHDLVPLHSASPAMSLLPNAALAASVTRALRRDPDTALNYAPPQGLRPLRELIAQRYGQCGVELDPDEIVITAGAMEAISLTLRSLTRPGDIVILETPTYHGLLQAVAAHGLRVLEIPNRPGVGIDPAHARELLERHAVRAALLIPNFNNPLGSLTSEAAKRELVAACAAHGTIVIEDDLYGELAYSGQRPSPMRRYDDGEHVVVCGSYSKMLSPGLRVGWMTGGRRTAELLRTKSFSTVATAALPQMALIDYLARHDMERGLRRLRRALADNAQAYRQAVLEHWPDGTCVAEPAGGLTLWVELPERVEGQALFEAALAAGIGILPGHLFSNRGDYRHHVRLSCGYPLDARMSAAMRSLGEMAKRLSRRP, from the coding sequence ATGTCCCAGGACTTGCTCTACGAACGCCTGGCCGAGCGCATGCGCCGGCAGATCCAGCGCGGCGTGCTGCGCGCCGGCGAGCGCCTGCCCTCGCTGCGCCGGCTCGGCCGCGACCAGCGCATCAGCCTGGCCACCGCGGTCGAGGCCTACCAACAACTCGAGCGCGAAGGCCTGATCGAGGCGCGTCCGCGCTCGGGCTACTACGTGCGCGCGGCCAGCGCGCCGGTGCCGCGCGCCGGGCGCATGCGCCACCTCGCGCGCGCGCCGATGCCGGTGCGCAACCCGGCCCTGCTCGGCGTGCTCGACGTGCAGGCGCGCCACGACCTGGTGCCGCTGCATTCGGCCTCGCCGGCGATGTCGCTGCTGCCCAACGCCGCGCTCGCCGCTTCGGTGACCCGCGCCCTGCGCCGCGATCCGGACACCGCGCTCAACTACGCGCCGCCGCAGGGCCTGCGCCCGCTGCGCGAACTGATCGCCCAGCGCTACGGCCAGTGCGGTGTGGAGCTGGACCCGGACGAGATCGTGATCACCGCCGGCGCGATGGAGGCGATCAGCCTGACCCTGCGCAGCCTGACCCGCCCCGGCGATATCGTCATCCTGGAAACGCCGACCTATCACGGCCTGCTGCAGGCGGTGGCCGCGCACGGCCTGCGGGTGCTGGAAATCCCCAACCGCCCCGGCGTCGGCATCGACCCGGCGCACGCGCGCGAACTGCTGGAACGGCATGCGGTGCGCGCGGCCTTGCTGATCCCGAACTTCAACAATCCGCTCGGCAGCCTCACCAGCGAGGCGGCCAAGCGCGAACTGGTCGCCGCCTGCGCCGCCCACGGCACCATCGTCATCGAAGACGACCTGTACGGCGAACTGGCGTACTCCGGCCAGCGGCCTTCGCCGATGCGGCGCTACGACGACGGCGAGCACGTGGTGGTGTGCGGCTCGTATTCGAAGATGCTCTCGCCCGGCCTGCGCGTCGGCTGGATGACCGGCGGCCGCCGCACCGCCGAACTGCTGCGCACCAAGAGCTTCTCCACCGTGGCCACCGCGGCGTTGCCGCAGATGGCCTTGATCGACTACCTGGCCCGCCACGACATGGAGCGCGGCCTGCGCCGCTTGCGGCGCGCCCTGGCCGACAACGCCCAGGCCTATCGCCAGGCCGTGCTCGAGCACTGGCCCGACGGCACCTGCGTGGCCGAGCCCGCCGGCGGCCTGACCCTGTGGGTGGAGCTGCCCGAACGGGTCGAAGGCCAGGCCCTGTTCGAAGCCGCGCTGGCCGCCGGCATCGGCATCCTACCCGGGCATCTGTTCTCCAATCGCGGCGACTACCGTCACCACGTCCGGCTCAGCTGCGGCTACCCGTTGGACGCGCGCATGAGCGCGGCGATGCGTTCCTTGGGCGAGATGGCCAAGCGCCTGAGCCGGCGGCCCTAG